A genomic window from Lotus japonicus ecotype B-129 chromosome 1, LjGifu_v1.2 includes:
- the LOC130717967 gene encoding F-box/kelch-repeat protein At3g06240-like — MKLAEKDNEQKSQQLGLSFADLPNHIITHILLRLPFKSILVCKSVCKRLNSLISDPHFAKLYFEHAPTGFMIRPDDRNRLSRFVHLLEYEPEKFNSNEDGQCCYCKDDFIKLECNNHVKLEHKFKLPIHGGNSYFHKRNGLNRNGRKRPHIDYEPKYDKFNVVNSCRGFLCLSDRVGDYFVVCNPITGEFIRLPEVIKMDKNKYFHQRVYRGFGYDPKTNEYKVLRVLKRLQNRRRVTNIVMTADMYTLGTSKWRNVEVNLENIFWLLFPTCTNGALHWICSHDKKGSLLCFNFESERFYSFPSPPGVFNEGSDGTNNVSMGDLGGFLYICDSSSRDTPVTMWIMKEYDIGGSWTKVFNIDIMSKKCWPYGGIYWPVKHFNNGAAILMCHSSMLFIYYEPQKCISKFFEVRGTQSKYSEVIPHIPSFVSLKTVMNGDNIRLLDVNSR, encoded by the coding sequence ATGAAATTAGCAGAGAAAGATAATGAACAAAAAAGTCAACAACTTGGGCTTTCTTTTGCTGATCTTCCAAACCATATCATTACCCACATCCTGCTAAGACTTCCCTTTAAGTCTATTCTGGTATGTAAATCTGTTTGCAAACGTTTGAACTCTCTTATTTCAGACCCACATTTTGCCAAGTTATACTTTGAGCATGCACCTACCGGTTTCATGATTCGGCCCGATGATCGAAACCGACTGTCAAGATTTGTGCACCTTCTTGAGTATGAGCCTGAAAAGTTTAACAGTAATGAGGATGGCCAATGTTGTTACTGTAAGGATGACTTTATCAAACTAGAATGCAACAACCATGTAAAGCTTGAGCATAAATTCAAGCTTCCTATTCATGGTGGAAATTCATATTTTCACAAAAGAAATGGTCTAAATAGAAATGGTAGAAAAAGACCTCATATTGACTACGAGCCGAAATATGATAAGTTTAATGTGGTGAATTCTTGTAGAGGTTTTCTTTGCTTGTCTGATCGGGTCGGAGACTATTTTGTTGTTTGCAACCCCATTACAGGTGAGTTCATCAGACTTCCAGAAGTAATCAAAATGGacaaaaacaaatattttcaCCAAAGAGTATATCGTGGTTTTGGTTACGATCCCAAGACTAATGAGTATAAGGTTCTGAGAGTATTGAAAAGACTTCAAAATCGGCGGCGGGTTACTAACATTGTTATGACTGCTGATATGTACACACTGGGAACATCAAAATGGAGGAATGTTGAAGTTAATCTTGAGAATATCTTCTGGCTTCTATTTCCCACTTGCACAAATGGGGCACTTCATTGGATTTGTTCTCATGATAAAAAAGGCTCATTATTGTGTTTCAACTTTGAAAGTGAGAGGTTCTATTCTTTCCCTTCTCCTCCTGGTGTATTCAATGAAGGAAGCGATGGTACAAATAATGTCAGCATGGGAGACTTAGGGGGATTTCTTTACATATGTGATTCATCTTCTCGGGATACACCTGTTACGATGTGGATTATGAAGGAATATGATATTGGTGGATCATGGACTAAGGTTTTCAACATTGATATAATGAGCAAAAAGTGTTGGCCTTATGGTGGTATATATTGGCCAGTAAAACACTTCAATAATGGTGCTGCTATACTGATGTGTCATTCCTCCATGTTGTTTATCTATTATGAACCCCAAAAGTGTATATCCAAATTTTTTGAGGTACGTGGGACACAATCAAAATATTCGGAGGTAATTCCACATATCCCTAGTTTCGTCTCATTGAAGACTGTTATGAATGGAGACAATATCAGGCTGTTGGATGTCAACTCACGGTAA
- the LOC130728940 gene encoding pentatricopeptide repeat-containing protein At2g37320-like: MHWCPWQVFSEFNGWCYAFFLNNNMSLFHLSLFHSWIQLLFTRNPTFCLTNQFFRPFSSQKLPPRRANKELANALRILNLVSPKKSASDIENRRSHLRLIEDMLENSVINHVGSNLATLKTTTEMSSVMEQELGVDVCFLSHAVSSCGSKRDLNGGVQYHCLAITTGFIANVYVGSSLISLYSRCALSGDAYRVFEEMPERNVVSWTAIIAGFAQEWRVDMCLELFHLMRGSEMKPNYFTYTSLLSACMGSGALGYGRGAHCQIIQMGFHSYLHVDNALIAMYSKCGVIDDALYIFENMVGRDVVTWNSMIAGYAQHGLAQEAISLFEEMIKQGVDPDAVTYLSLLSSCRHGGLVKEGQVYFNSMVEHGVQPKLDHYSCIVDLLGRAGLIREARDFIENMPVCPNAVIWGSLLSSSRLHGNVWIGIEAAESRLLLEPGCSATLQQLANLYASVGWWNQVARVRKLMKDKGLKPNPGSSWIEVKSKVHRFEAQDKSNRRMSDILLVIDSLVDHMSSLSLQSHMYEEENI, translated from the coding sequence ATGCATTGGTGTCCATGGCAGGTGTTTTCTGAATTCAATGGTTGGTGCTATGCTTTTTTTCTCAACAATAACATGTCTCTCTTCCATCTTTCACTATTCCATTCATGGATTCAACTACTCTTCACAAGGAACCCAACTTTTTGTCTtacaaatcaattttttagacCTTTCTCATCCCAAAAATTGCCACCCAGAAGAGCAAACAAAGAGTTAGCTAATGCTCTAAGAATCCTTAACCTTGTATCTCCCAAAAAGAGTGCCTCTGATATTGAGAATCGTCGAAGCCATCTTAGGCTCATTGAGGACATGCTGGAAAACAGTGTAATCAATCATGTGGGTAGCAATTTAGCTACTTTGAAAACTACTACTGAAATGTCTTCTGTTATGGAACAAGAGTTGGGAGTTGATGTGTGCTTCTTGTCCCATGCTGTGAGCTCATGTGGGTCCAAGCGTGACCTTAATGGCGGTGTTCAATATCACTGCTTAGCAATAACAACTGGGTTCATTGCAAATGTTTATGTTGGGAGTTCCTTGATAAGCTTGTACAGTAGGTGTGCTTTGTCGGGTGATGCATACCGTGTGTTTGAAGAAATGCCTGAGAGAAATGTTGTTTCATGGACCGCGATTATTGCTGGGTTTGCGCAAGAATGGCGTGTTGACATGTGTTTGGAGCTTTTCCATTTGATGAGGGGTTCAGAAATGAAACCAAATTATTTTACATACACGAGTCTTCTGAGTGCTTGTATGGGTAGTGGTGCACTTGGCTATGGAAGAGGTGCTCATTGTCAAATAATTCAAATGGGTTTTCATTCTTATCTCCATGTTGACAATGCTCTCATTGCCATGTATTCTAAATGTGGGGTAATTGATGATGCCTTGTACATATTTGAAAATATGGTGGGCAGAGATGTTGTCACATGGAACTCCATGATTGCTGGGTATGCCCAGCATGGGCTTGCACAGGAGGCAATTAGTCTCTTTGAAGAGATGATAAAGCAAGGGGTTGATCCTGATGCTGTTACTTACCTTAGCCTCTTATCCTCGTGCCGACATGGAGGTCTTGTCAAAGAAGGTCAAGTTTACTTCAATTCTATGGTTGAGCATGGTGTGCAGCCAAAACTTGATCATTATTCTTGCATTGTAGATCTTCTAGGTAGGGCTGGTTTGATTCGAGAGGCTCGTGATTTCATTGAAAACATGCCTGTATGTCCTAATGCTGTAATATGGGGTTCACTACTCTCTTCCTCTAGGCTTCATGGGAATGTTTGGATTGGAATTGAAGCAGCAGAAAGCAGGTTATTGTTGGAACCCGGTTGCTCTGCAACGCTTCAACAGCTGGCGAATCTGTATGCAAGTGTAGGTTGGTGGAATCAGGTAGCACGAGTGCGGAAATTAATGAAAGACAAAGGTCTAAAACCAAATCCTGGAAGTAGTTGGATTGAAGTCAAAAGCAAAGTCCATAGATTTGAAGCACAGGATAAGTCAAATAGAAGAATGAGTGACATTCTTTTGGTAATAGATAGCCTGGTAGACCACATGAGTAGCTTAAGCCTTCAGTCTCACATGTATGAGGAGgaaaatatttga